In one window of Sciurus carolinensis chromosome X, mSciCar1.2, whole genome shotgun sequence DNA:
- the Zmat1 gene encoding zinc finger matrin-type protein 1 isoform X6, producing the protein MRTYICHICSITFTSLDMFRSHMQGSEHQIKESLVINLVKNSKTQDSYQDECADYIKMQKTRELEYRTCFKKMEENYLETLGYREMVDSRPRPKMYEPRLPFETFQTYPGPYSNSQTVENQLPHCLPAHSKKTYDSFKDELEDYIKVQKARGLDPKTCFRKMRENSVNRGYREMVDSRPRQRTCEPRFSFETSQTYHQSYSSSPVEDQLPQWFPAHSKKTYDSFQDELDDYIKVQKARGLEPKTCFRKIVDSPVETHRHREMVDSRTRHRMFEQRLPFETFHTYTGPYSSSQTVENQLPLCLPAHDSKQRLDSVRYCQLPRDYFPEKPVPLSLSQQENNSGPYSVECEIYKHLSSENNTSDHQEVHKRRHQKRRRHLEEGEERQEKEQSKHKRKKSYEDLDLGEDKSIQQSKREEDKVKVSSGKLKHRKKKKSRDVSLEKEERKHRKEKRKFVEERTEEEMLWDESILGF; encoded by the coding sequence AGAATCCCTTGTTATCAATCTAGTAAAGAATTCAAAGACTCAAGATTCTTACCAAGATGAATGTGCAGAttatataaaaatgcagaaaaccaGAGAACTAGAGTATAGGACTTGTTTCAAAAAGATGGAAGAGAATTATTTGGAAACCCTTGGGTACAGAGAAATGGTTGATTCCAGACCCAGACCTAAAATGTATGAACCAAGACTCCCCTTTGAGACTTTCCAGACATACCCAGGACCATACAGTAATTCACAAACAGTGGAAAACCAGTTACCCCATTGCTTACCAGCTCATTCAAAGAAGACATATGACTCTTTCAAAGATGAACTTGAAGATTACATCAAAGTGCAGAAAGCCAGAGGACTAGATCCAAAGACTTGTTtcagaaagatgagagaaaactctGTGAACCGTGGGTACAGAGAAATGGTTGATTCTAGACCCAGACAGAGAACGTGTGAGCCaagattttcttttgagacttcCCAGACCTACCACCAATCATACAGTAGTTCACCAGTGGAAGACCAGTTACCTCAATGGTTTCCAGCTCAttcaaagaaaacatatgactctttCCAAGATGAACTTGATGATTATATCAAAGTGCAGAAAGCCAGAGGATTAGAGCCAAAGACTTGTTTCAGAAAGATAGTTGATAGCCCTGTGGAAACTCACAGGCATAGAGAAATGGTTGATAGCAGAACCAGACATAGAATGTTTGAGCAAAGACTCCCGTTTGAGACTTTTCACACCTACACAGGACCATACAGTAGTTCACAAACAGTAGAAAATCAGTTACCTCTTTGCTTACCAGCTCATGACAGCAAACAGAGACTAGACTCTGTGAGGTACTGTCAACTTCCCAGAGACTACTTCCCAGAAAAACCAGTACCTCTGAGCCTTAGTcaacaagaaaataattctggCCCATACAGTGTAGAATGTGAAATTTATAAGCACCTCTCCTCAGAAAACAACACCAGTGACCATCAAGAAGTTCATAAACGGCGACACCAGAAGAGAAGACGACACCTGGAAGAAGGTGAAGAAAGACAAGAGAAGGAGCAGTCCaagcataaaaggaaaaagagctaTGAGGATTTGGATTTAGGCGAAGACAAGAGCATCCAACAAAGTAAAAGAGAGGAGGATAAAGTCAAGGTTAGTTCAGGAAAACTTAAGCAtcggaaaaagaaaaaaagtcgtGATGTATCCTTGGAGAAAGAAGAACGTAaacacaggaaagagaaaagaaaatttgttgaAGAAAGGACAGAAGAGGAAATGCTTTGGGATGAGTCAATTCTTGGATTTTAA